In one Diabrotica virgifera virgifera chromosome 7, PGI_DIABVI_V3a genomic region, the following are encoded:
- the LOC114342190 gene encoding uncharacterized protein LOC114342190, with amino-acid sequence MVMCFAPSCKHDSEQKMCKFFVFPAELSERQKWINLIRRENEEPSQDSLVCSCHFVDQDRKNRPTIFERSSLDEGTTSSSIDIVDERAGPSRNSPEPGPPTSMHTEEVAGCLPEKSNASVDAENHFLKEVNQLTGKLKNLSCRFSFEQIKNNDAHVEMYTGITSSALYLVVFDLMNSFELNYYEKWQVTSLPKIDQMLMTLMKLRLNLPHEDLAIRFNCSTATVTNTLMTWIYALHEILFKHLMDKIPSRAKNQISLPTVFLSCRNCRIILDCIEVHTETPTNSQQQQLTDSSFKDCNTWKVLVGVAPNGVVTYVSSAYAGPASNRGIVEHCGILDQMGYGDVIVADKDFLLLKDLLPKGVDLHIPPFRMQLTEAQVYETEIPKLMIPVERAIRRIKCYNILQQIPNFYLPQTSVIVQLCAALTNFLPLIIDDEQYYS; translated from the coding sequence AAGAGAAAATGAAGAACCATCTCAAGACTCTTTAGTTTGTAGTTGTCATTTTGTGGACCAAGATAGGAAAAATAGACCTACAATTTTTGAGCGTTCCTCCTTAGATGAAGGGACAACTTCATCTTCCATTGATATTGTAGATGAAAGGGCTGGACCTTCAAGAAATAGTCCTGAACCAGGTCCACCCACATCAATGCACACAGAGGAAGTGGCTGGATGTCTGCCAGAAAAAAGTAATGCATCTGTAGATGCAGAAAATCACTTTCTCAAAGAAGTAAATCAACTAACTGGAAAATTGAAAAATCTTTCATGCCGGTTTAGTTTtgaacaaattaaaaataatgatgCTCATGTTGAAATGTATACAGGAATAACGTCCAGTGCTCTATACTTAGTAGTATTTGACCTTATGAATAGTTTTGAGTTAAATTATTACGAAAAATGGCAAGTAACTAGTTTACCCAAAATTGACCAAATGCTAATGACACTAATGAAATTAAGGTTAAATTTACCACATGAAGATTTGGCGATAAGGTTTAATTGCAGTACAGCCACTGTCACCAATACTTTGATGACATGGATATATGCATTGCatgaaattttatttaaacatCTTATGGACAAGATACCCAGCAGAGCAAAAAATCAAATAAGCCTTCCAACTGTCTTTTTATCATGTAGAAATTGTAGaataattttagattgtataGAAGTGCACACAGAAACTCCTACCAATTCGCAACAACAACAATTAACGGACAGTTCTTTTAAAGATTGTAACACCTGGAAAGTTCTTGTAGGAGTAGCACCGAATGGTGTCGTCACATATGTCAGCAGTGCATATGCTGGACCCGCTTCTAACCGTGGCATTGTTGAACACTGTGGCATCCTAGACCAAATGGGCTATGGTGATGTTATTGTTGCTGATAAAGATTTCTTGTTACTTAAAGATTTATTGCCTAAGGGGGTAGACTTACATATTCCCCCTTTCCGTATGCAGCTTACAGAGGCACAGGTGTATGAAACAGAAATACCGAAACTTATGATCCCTGTAGAGAGGGCGATTCGAAGAATAAAGTGTTACAATATATTACAGCAAATTCCAAATTTTTATCTGCCCCAAACatcagtgatagttcagttatgtgctGCTTTAACGAATTTTCTTCCTCTTATTATAGACGATGAGCAGTATTACTCATAA